The Nostoc sp. UHCC 0926 genome segment CCTTTGCTGGATTCTGGATTGTCAACAACTGCGAATTATCTGTATTACATCCCCAAACCACATATAGCCAGTAAGAATCCCCTAACTGCTGTGCCTTACGCCACTCGTTCACCGTCAGAGAAACTTGCTGATAATCCTGCGCCCGTCCTTTAACCTCAATTCGCCGCACTGGTGCAATTTCCGTTTGTGGATCAACTGGCCCCACACTGCGGATATCAAAACCACTACCATCCTGATTTTTACTAATATCCTCTGGTTCCCAGCCGCGATCGCGTTCGTAATCCATCACATACTGCATAGCAAAAGCTTCCACCTCTGGGTCATTTTGCATCCCTGGATGGTTCGACACTTCTACAGGCGCAGGATTTACCAAAGCCGTTCCCAAATACGCCACACGCCCCGGACGAATAATTTTGAGATAATCTAGTTCACTTTGTTTATTTTTATACCGCTCCTGCAAGTCCCGCACCTTGTTTTGGGCGCTGTCCCGTGCGACTCGGTAGGTTTCATCTCCTTTGGCTACCTTTGATGCTAACTTCATCTGGGTAACTTGAGCATCCCGGATAGCAGATTCCATCGCCTGTTTTAAATAATCTTGTCTTATTTGTAACTCTCGTTGCCGTTGAGATCGCTCTTGGTTCATTAACGGCAGTTGCACTTTCACCTTCAACCAGGTTTCTACTTTTTGTTGTTCCTGGGGTGTGGGAGGTTGGTTTGTTTCCCCTGCTTGCGGGGGAGTTGTCGGGGGTGCTGGTGCTAAATTATGCAGACAATCCGGGGAAATCAGCGCCAGTTCGCCTGTAGATTTTTCCGCCACAGCACATAACCGCGCCTTGAGAACTTTATCCTTACCTTTACGCCCAACACCAGCCACCTGCACTTCAAAAAAGTGAATGCTGTACGGTTGTTGGGCATCAGCGTCAATAAATACAGCGGACTGCTGGGAAATTTGCTCCAACAGTTGGATATCTAATCGTTCGATAATAGCTGCAAATAAAGGATGTCCCGGTGAAAATAAATCTGCATCTTGATGAGATGGATTTGCCAAATGTTCTTTATAAAATGTCAGTTTTAAATATTCTTTTTCTGGGGTTCCCAAGCGCCGCACAGATTCTAAATTATTCGAGCGAAATTCCTCTTTGACATAAGTTACCCGCCACAAACCATCAGCACGGCTTTCTAAATTCACCCGCAGATGCTCACAAGTCCGTTTAAAAAATTCTTCTACATAGCGCGGCATTAACCGCTGTTCTTCAGAAACGTAGTCTTGACTTTGGGTGCGACGAATCTGGGATAAATCCACATGGGAAGTAGCCAAAGCTACACCAGTTGCTTGTTCTAAGGCTTCTAAGCGTTCGGGATCAAGACGTTCAATTTGCTCTAAAACCTCATCTTCACTCTTCTTAGTATAGGTGGCTTCCCTTACCAGTTCCTCAAACCGGATATCATTAAGTTGCAGTAATTGTCCAATGACATCAAACACGCGATCGCCCATCGCATTTCTAATTTCTTCTAACTTAAATAGCAACTTGTCTAACACCCGACCTTCTACCGTATTTATCGCCACAAAGTTAAAGATATAAACATCTTTTGTTTGACCAATACGGTGAATTCTTCCCATCCGTTGCTCCAAACGATTAGGATTCCAAGGAAGGTCGTAGTTAATCATTAACCGACAGAATTGCAGGTTAATACCCTCTCCTGCTGCTTCTGTTGCCAAACAAACTTGTTTGCTAATTTGAAAATCTTTTTGAGCGGCTTTCCTTGCTATGACATTCATCCCACCATGAATTTCACAAGTGGTGTAACCCCATTTGATTAAATTCTGCTTGAGATATTCCAACGTATCTCGATGCTCAGTAAAAATTAGTAATTTTCCCTGCCCATCTTTTAACTCATCCAATTCTGCTCTTTCCAGACATTTTTTTAGTTCATTTAACTTACTCTCAGTGCCAATATCAATTGTCTGTTGAGCTAGCTTGACTAACCTTTCTAATTCCCGTAATTCTTCCCGCAACTGGTCTAGTTGTTCGGCAACAGTAGACTCAATAGCTAACTCCTCTAATTGTTCTTCTTCACAGTCATCACTTTCTAACTCTGGGTCTACTGGCTTACCCAAATTAATTAAACGTTCCTTCTGCTCTTGAGGAGATAATTCATCTAGTTCCTCCAACAAGTCAGCAAAACGCCGCTGACGTTTTTTCAATGAACTGAAAATTGCATTTAAACTACTTGCCAAACGCCGTTGCAAAACCGTTCTTGCCAATGCGACTGCGGCTTGCTTACGCCCTTTAGTTTTACCTAAATATTTGTTAATGTACTTGGTTACTTGGTCATATAAGTGCTTTTCTGCGGGAGATAAATCGAAAGGCACAGTTATCGGAAAACGTTTTTTAAAGAGTTTCTGCCCATTAAAGTCTTTTAATTCTTCTTTAATTCGCCGCAGGAACCAAGGACTATCCTCTAAACTCAACATCTGCGGATTTAGTTCATTAGAAATAAATTGTTCTGGGTCAAGTAACCGCAAAAAGTTATGAAATTGTTTGACATCACCCTGGTGGGGAGTAGCCGTCAGCAGTAGAATTCTTTCTGTAATTCGTGATAATTCCTCTGCTAACTTGTAGCGTCCAGTGCGGCGTAAATCATCGCCTTGAGTACGTGCCGAACACTTATGAGCCTCATCAATAATTACTAAATCCCAATCTACTTGTAGAATACCTGGGGCGACATCATCGCGCTTGGCGAAATCAATGGAAGCAATACACTGACGAAATCTTTCCCAAGGATTACCTGCTAGCTGATTCTTTGCCAGTATGGAATTGACAACTTCAAAAGTTTCTGAAAATTTGCTGCGTAATTCATCTTGCCATTGAATCGTTAGCGGTGCTGGCGCAAGAATTAATACACGGTCAATAGCATTTCTAAGTTTGAGTTCCTTTAACAACAACCCCGCCATAATCGTTTTACCAGCACCGGGGTCATCTGCTAACAGAAACCTCAGCCGCACTTGCGGTAAGATTCGCTCGTAGACAGCCTCTAGCTGGTGGGGTAGAGGACGCACACCACTAAGACTTACAGCAAAGTGAGGATCATAAGCAAACGCTGTTTTTATCCGTGCTGACTCAATAAACAGGAAAAATGAATTAGCATCAACAGTCGCAGCAGAAGCTTGCTGTTGATGAGCCAAAATCTCTGCAATGTCTGAGCTACCCAAAATAGCTTCGCGCAATTCGCCTTCTTGGGTACGCACCTGTAACAACACGGTATCATCGACAACTGTGACCGATTCAACAGTGACACTCCCTGTGAATTGTCCGGGGATAGAAATTCGTTTCCCAATCAGTTGCTCTACCATTGACTATCTCGCGTGGAAAGCTTGCGTCTTCGATAATAAGCTGCTATTTCCTATGTTGCTAGGGATTAGTGAC includes the following:
- a CDS encoding helicase-related protein; protein product: MVEQLIGKRISIPGQFTGSVTVESVTVVDDTVLLQVRTQEGELREAILGSSDIAEILAHQQQASAATVDANSFFLFIESARIKTAFAYDPHFAVSLSGVRPLPHQLEAVYERILPQVRLRFLLADDPGAGKTIMAGLLLKELKLRNAIDRVLILAPAPLTIQWQDELRSKFSETFEVVNSILAKNQLAGNPWERFRQCIASIDFAKRDDVAPGILQVDWDLVIIDEAHKCSARTQGDDLRRTGRYKLAEELSRITERILLLTATPHQGDVKQFHNFLRLLDPEQFISNELNPQMLSLEDSPWFLRRIKEELKDFNGQKLFKKRFPITVPFDLSPAEKHLYDQVTKYINKYLGKTKGRKQAAVALARTVLQRRLASSLNAIFSSLKKRQRRFADLLEELDELSPQEQKERLINLGKPVDPELESDDCEEEQLEELAIESTVAEQLDQLREELRELERLVKLAQQTIDIGTESKLNELKKCLERAELDELKDGQGKLLIFTEHRDTLEYLKQNLIKWGYTTCEIHGGMNVIARKAAQKDFQISKQVCLATEAAGEGINLQFCRLMINYDLPWNPNRLEQRMGRIHRIGQTKDVYIFNFVAINTVEGRVLDKLLFKLEEIRNAMGDRVFDVIGQLLQLNDIRFEELVREATYTKKSEDEVLEQIERLDPERLEALEQATGVALATSHVDLSQIRRTQSQDYVSEEQRLMPRYVEEFFKRTCEHLRVNLESRADGLWRVTYVKEEFRSNNLESVRRLGTPEKEYLKLTFYKEHLANPSHQDADLFSPGHPLFAAIIERLDIQLLEQISQQSAVFIDADAQQPYSIHFFEVQVAGVGRKGKDKVLKARLCAVAEKSTGELALISPDCLHNLAPAPPTTPPQAGETNQPPTPQEQQKVETWLKVKVQLPLMNQERSQRQRELQIRQDYLKQAMESAIRDAQVTQMKLASKVAKGDETYRVARDSAQNKVRDLQERYKNKQSELDYLKIIRPGRVAYLGTALVNPAPVEVSNHPGMQNDPEVEAFAMQYVMDYERDRGWEPEDISKNQDGSGFDIRSVGPVDPQTEIAPVRRIEVKGRAQDYQQVSLTVNEWRKAQQLGDSYWLYVVWGCNTDNSQLLTIQNPAKVLAGEAKEIKQVTRYIVGAEALQRCASF